One window of the Eschrichtius robustus isolate mEscRob2 chromosome X, mEscRob2.pri, whole genome shotgun sequence genome contains the following:
- the TAF9B gene encoding transcription initiation factor TFIID subunit 9B isoform X1, translating into MESGKMAPPKNAPRDALVMAQILKDMGITEYEPRVINQMLEFAFRYVTSILDDAKIYSSHAKKPNVDADDVRLAIQCRADQSFTSPPPRDFLLDIARQKNQTPLPLIKPYAGPRLPPDRYCLTAPNYRLKSLIKKGPNQGRLVPRLSVGAVSSRPTTPTIATPQTVSVPNKVAPPVSVTSQRFTVQIPPSQSTPVKPVPATTAVQNVLLNPSMIGPKNILITTNMVSSQNTANESNPLKRKHEDDDNDTMDSKRMNKAQ; encoded by the exons ATGGAGTCGGGCAAGATGGCGCCTCCCAAGAACGCTCCGAGAGATGCGTTG GTGATGGCACAGATCCTGAAGGATATGGGAATTACGGAGTACGAACCAAGGGTTATAAATCAAATGTTGGAATTTGCTTTCC GATATGTGACTTCAATTCTGGATGATGCAAAAATTTATTCAAGCCATGCTAAGAAACCTAATGTTGATGCAGATGATGTGAGACTGGCAATCCAGTGTCGGGCTGACCAATCTTTTACCTCTCCTCCCCCGAGAGAT tttttactggATATTGCAAGACAGAAAAATCAAACCCCTTTACCACTGATTAAGCCATATGCAGGACCCAGACTGCCACCTGACAGATACTGCTTAACTGCTCCAAACTATAGGCTAAAGTCCTTAATTAAAAAG GGACCTAACCAAGGAAGACTAGTTCCACGGTTAAGTGTTGGTGCTGTTAGTAGCAGACCTACCACTCCTACTATAG CAACCCCACAAACAGTGTCTGTCCCAAATAAAGTTGCACCTCCAGTGTCAGTGACAAGCCAAAGATTTACGGTGCAGATTCCACCTTCTCAGTCCACACCTGTCAAACCAG TTCCTGCAACAACTGCAGTTCAAAATGTTCTGCTTAATCCTTCAATGATTGGGCCCAAAAATATTCTTATTACCACCAACATGGTTTCATCACAGAACACGGCCAATGAATCAAACCCACTGAAGAGAAAACATGAAGATGATGACAATGATACTAT GGATTCAAAGAGGATGAACAAGGCCCAGTAA
- the TAF9B gene encoding transcription initiation factor TFIID subunit 9B isoform X2: MESGKMAPPKNAPRDALVMAQILKDMGITEYEPRVINQMLEFAFRYVTSILDDAKIYSSHAKKPNVDADDVRLAIQCRADQSFTSPPPRDFLLDIARQKNQTPLPLIKPYAGPRLPPDRYCLTAPNYRLKSLIKKGPNQGRLVPRLSVGAVSSRPTTPTIATPQTVSVPNKVAPPVSVTSQRFTVQIPPSQSTPVKPVPATTAVQNVLLNPSMIGPKNILITTNMVSSQNTANESNPLKRKHEDDDNDTM, translated from the exons ATGGAGTCGGGCAAGATGGCGCCTCCCAAGAACGCTCCGAGAGATGCGTTG GTGATGGCACAGATCCTGAAGGATATGGGAATTACGGAGTACGAACCAAGGGTTATAAATCAAATGTTGGAATTTGCTTTCC GATATGTGACTTCAATTCTGGATGATGCAAAAATTTATTCAAGCCATGCTAAGAAACCTAATGTTGATGCAGATGATGTGAGACTGGCAATCCAGTGTCGGGCTGACCAATCTTTTACCTCTCCTCCCCCGAGAGAT tttttactggATATTGCAAGACAGAAAAATCAAACCCCTTTACCACTGATTAAGCCATATGCAGGACCCAGACTGCCACCTGACAGATACTGCTTAACTGCTCCAAACTATAGGCTAAAGTCCTTAATTAAAAAG GGACCTAACCAAGGAAGACTAGTTCCACGGTTAAGTGTTGGTGCTGTTAGTAGCAGACCTACCACTCCTACTATAG CAACCCCACAAACAGTGTCTGTCCCAAATAAAGTTGCACCTCCAGTGTCAGTGACAAGCCAAAGATTTACGGTGCAGATTCCACCTTCTCAGTCCACACCTGTCAAACCAG TTCCTGCAACAACTGCAGTTCAAAATGTTCTGCTTAATCCTTCAATGATTGGGCCCAAAAATATTCTTATTACCACCAACATGGTTTCATCACAGAACACGGCCAATGAATCAAACCCACTGAAGAGAAAACATGAAGATGATGACAATGATACTATGTAA